One Vigna unguiculata cultivar IT97K-499-35 chromosome 7, ASM411807v1, whole genome shotgun sequence genomic region harbors:
- the LOC114191179 gene encoding uncharacterized protein LOC114191179, producing MQRNYEVQMQILREENAALRRKEDGIPSTPTVPDPLRLSRVQQHRDAKRVESCPPPKGQEQSQPARVEKTQASRGNLSHTMAESSGANEGGRPSRQPILASGLSPFIPYILETPLPERWKMPTFDKYDGTTNPDNHMRVFMPKMMFHAVSDPIWCRVFSTSLTGEALEWFSELPANIIDSFATLKARFSTQFAPLRLAILTVDNLVNIRQEDGESLRSYLDRYNRMSVKIKDLSDEIARYHFSYGIQPGVFADKISRKKPKTIEEMRERATKFIQMEDMQEFRMKKREKEDAAVQKTTPRPGKPLARPGERKAPKFTTYTPLAVPRAKILQEAFSADSLPAARKQPPPPDADKSKHCQYHRTIGHTTEECHTLRDKIEELRGI from the coding sequence ATGCAGAGGAATTACGAAGTACAGATGCAAATTCTACGCGAGGAGAACGCCGCCCTTCGGCGAAAGGAGGACGGAATCCCGTCCACACCCACTGTGCCCGACCCGCTCAGACTGAGTCGGGTGCAGCAGCATCGAGATGCCAAAAGGGTGGAGAGTTGCCCACCACCAAAAGGACAGGAGCAATCACAGCCTGCTCGGGTTGAGAAGACGCAAGCGTCGAGAGGAAACCTATCACATACGATGGCCGAGAGCTCGGGAGCAAACGAGGGAGGTCGCCCTTCACGCCAACCGATCCTCGCGTCGGGGCTTTCCCCCTTTATCCCATACATTCTAGAGACGCCGCTCCCGGAAAGGTGGAAAATGCCGACATTCGACAAGTACGACGGCACGACGAATCCTGACAATCATATGCGGGTCTTCATGCCCAAGATGATGTTCCACGCAGTTAGCGACCCGATCTGGTGTCGTGTTTTCTCGACCTCTCTGACCGGGGAGGCGTTGGAGTGGTTTTCCGAGTTGCCGGCCAACATCATTGATTCCTTCGCCACTCTAAAGGCAAGGTTCAGCACGCAGTTTGCACCCCTGAGGCTGGCCATCCTGACGGTCGACAACCTGGTGAACATCCGGCAGGAAGACGGGGAGTCGCTGAGGAGTTATCTTGATCGGTACAATCGGATGTCGGTCAAGATAAAGGATCTTAGCGACGAGATCGCCCGGTATCACTTCTCGTACGGTATCCAGCCGGGCGTGTTTGCAGACAAGATAAGCCGCAAGAAGCCGAAGACGATAGAGGAGATGAGGGAACGAGCGACCAAGTTCATACAGATGGAAGATATGCAGGAGTTCAGGAtgaagaagagggagaaggagGATGCCGCAGTTCAGAAAACTACCCCTCGACCGGGTAAACCATTGGCTCGGCCCGGTGAGAGAAAGGCACCAAAGTTCACCACGTATACTCCCTTGGCTGTCCCACGGGCTAAGATTTTGCAAGAAGCCTTTAGCGCCGACTCACTTCCCGCGGCCAGGAAGCAACCCCCACCTCCGGATGCCGATAAGAGCAAGCACTGCCAGTACCACCGGACGATCGGCCACACCACCGAAGAGTGCCACACGCTCCGCGAC